One region of Camelina sativa cultivar DH55 chromosome 6, Cs, whole genome shotgun sequence genomic DNA includes:
- the LOC109133305 gene encoding uncharacterized protein LOC109133305 — MAIKTDMSKAYDRVEWHFVEHLLRKFGFCEKWISWIMWCVTSVQYRVLINGHPHGSIVPHRGLRQGDPLSPYLFILCTKVLIAHFRRAEEAKLITGIRVSNACPAISHLLFADDSLFFCQATREQYGVVLRILKQHERVSGQQINFQKSSVQFGHTVESGFREELKGFLGITTLSGMSSYLGIPESLGGSKTKIFSFVQDRLQARASGWPARLLSKGGKEVMIKSVATTIPTFVMTCFKLPKTVTRKLTSAILKYWWSLSGQMRGLHWIGWDMLCCIKNDGGLGFRCLDDYNTALLAKQLWRLITVPDSLFARVFKGRYYRHSDSLDPIKSYSPSYGWRSIVSAPSLVNKGLIKRVGSGASISVWTDPWIPAQSPRPALSTGSSYDPLLPVSNLITRSSNTWDMAQLMATFVPEDVAIISAIPLRLPDKPDFLGWHFTTSGRYSVKSGYHVLRSNTSATEPTVFGPDIAPLRAFVWKIRCPPKLRHFLWQVFSGCVAVTANLRKRGISGDAMCGLCGLQEETINHTLFECPPAKQVWALSQFPTGLARNDKLFSNLDSNPLVILRIAEDEAKTWALAQSEDMILVPENPGVPGGSRGLGVPRSLSSYMCFFMVLGKKRIAMRVEDGFVRYPWATFPLWEQPTFVVAFPSSCKARSSCLGYALYDWSG; from the exons ATGGCcatcaaaacggatatgagtaaggcttatGATCGGGTGGAATGGCATTTTGTCGAACACCTGCTCAGgaagtttggtttttgtgagAAATGGATCtcttggattatgtggtgtgtgaCGTCGGTACAATATAGGGTCTTGATTAATGGCCATCCTCATGGCTCCATTGTTCCTCATCGGGGGTTGAGACAAGGGGATCCGCTGTCGCCCTATCTTTTTATTCTGTGTACGAAGGTGCTTATTGCTCATTTTCGGCGAGCAGAAGAGGCGAAGCTTATTACTGGTATACGGGTTTCCAATGCATGTCCTGCTATCTCTCATTTgttatttgcggatgatagtttGTTTTTCTGTCAGGCTACAAGGGAGCAATATGGGGTGGTGTTGCGGATTCTTAAGCAACATGAAAGGGTTTCTGGTCAGCAAATCAATTTCCAAAAATCCTCGGTCCAATTTGGACATACAGTGGAAAGTGGATTTCGGGAGGAATTAAAGGGATTTTTGGGCATAACAACTCTGAGTGGGATGAGTTCGTATTTAGGTATTCCTGAGAGTCTAGGTGGTTCTAAGACGAaaattttttcatttgttcAGGATAGGCTGCAGGCACGGGCTAGTGGTTGGCCGGCTCGTTTGTTATCTAAAGGGGGTAAGGAGGTAATGATTAAATCAGTAGCTACGACGATTCCTACCTTTGTGATGACATGCTTTAAGTTGCCAAAAACGGTAACGAGGAAATTAACTAGCGCTATCTTGAAATATTGGTGGAGTTTGTCTGGCCAAATGAGGGGGCTGCATTGGATTGGTTGGGATATGTTGTGTTGTATCAAAAATGATGGGGGACTCGGTTTCAGGTGTTTAGATGACTATAACACGGCTCTGCTTGCCAAACAGCTTTGGAGGCTGATTACGGTCCCCGATTCTCTATTTGCACGGGTGTTTAAAGGTCGCTACTATCGACATTCTGATTCgttggatccaattaaatcttacTCGCCGTCTTATGGGTGGCGGAGTATAGTTTCTGCTCCCTCTCTGGTAAACAAAGGACTAATTAAACGAGTAGGTTCTGGTGCTTCCATTTCTGTATGGACTGATCCATGGATccctgctcaatccccgagaccagcactGAGTACAGGGTCGTCTTATGATCCTCTGCTTCCAGTTTCAAATCTTATTACCAGGAGTTCTAATACATGGGATATGGCTCAGCTTATGGCTACGTTTGTACCGGAAGATGTTGCTATAATTTCTGCCATACCTTTGCGTCTACCAGATAAACCGGATTTTTTGGGTTGGCATTTTACTACGTCTGGTAGGTATTCGGTCAAATCAGGTTATCATGTTCTTCGTTCAAATACGTCGGCTACTGAACCGACAGTATTTGGACCAGACATCGCACCTCTCCGGGCGTTTGTGTGGAAAATTAGGTGTCCACCGAAGCTTCGTCATTTTTTGTGGCAAGTGTTTTCGGGTTGTGTGGCAGTTACCGCTAATCTGCGGAAGCGTGGAATTAGTGGTGATGCTATGTGTGGACTTTGTGGACTTCAGGAGGAGACGATAAATCATACCCTCTTCGAATGCCCGCCGGCCAAGCAGGTTTGGGCTTTGTCGCAGTTTCCGACGGGCCTGG cccGCAATGATAAACTTTTCAGTAATCTGGATTCGAATCCCCTTGTGATCCTACGGATAGCAGAGGATGAGGCAAAAACATGGGCTCTGGCTCAGTCCGAGGACATGATATTAGTCCCAGAAAATCCAGGTGTTCCAGGTGGCAGCCGGGGATTAGGGGTTCCCAGGTCTCTCTCGagttatatgtgtttttttatggttcttggaaagaaaCGGATTGCTATGCGGGTAGAGGATGGTTTTGTACGTTACCCTTGGGCGACGTTCCCACTATGGGAGCAGCCAACTTTCGTCGTAGCCTTCCCCTCTTCATGCAAAGCTCGAAGCTCTTGTTTGGGCTATGCGTTGTATGATTGGAGCGGATAA